A window of the Nyctibius grandis isolate bNycGra1 chromosome 34 unlocalized genomic scaffold, bNycGra1.pri SUPER_34_unloc_1, whole genome shotgun sequence genome harbors these coding sequences:
- the LOC137677006 gene encoding olfactory receptor 14J1-like: MYLILLREGSPNLSLSFSPMTGPHAQRHQMSNSSSITKFLLLAFADTRELQLLHFWLFLGIYLAALLGNGLIITAVAYDHRLHTPMYFFLLNLSLLDLGSISTTLPKSMANSLWDTRDISYAGCAAQVFFFVFLIAAEYSLLTIMAYDRYVAICKPLHYGTLLGTRACVHMAAAAWGSCFLYALLHTANTFSLSLCQGNAVDQFFCEISQILKLSCSHSYLSEFGLLVVSLCVGFGCFVFIVLSYAQIFRAVLRIPSQQGRHKAFSTCLPHLAMVSLFTSTAMFAYLKPPSMSSPSLDLVVAVLYSVVPPAVNPLIYSMRNQELKDVLWKLMTGCFSETINFPSSSAEQL, from the coding sequence atgtatttgattttaCTTAGAGAAGGCTCCCCTAACTtgtcactttctttttctcctatgacaggtccccatgcccagaggcaccaaatgtccaacagcagctccatcaccaagttcctcctcctggcatttgcagacacacgggagctgcagctcttgcacttttggctcttcctgggcatctacctggctgccctcctgggcaaTGGCCTCATCATCACTGCTGTAGCCTATGACCACcgcctccacacccccatgtacttcttcctcctcaatcTCTCCCTCCTTGACCTGGGCTCCATCTCAACCACTCTCCCCAAATCCATGGCCAATTCCCTCTGGGACACCAGAGACATCTCCTACGCAGGATGTGCTGCccaggtatttttctttgtctttctgatCGCAGCAGAGTATTCTCTTCTCACCATCATGGCCTATGACCGTTACGtggccatctgcaaacccctgcactatgggaccctcctgggcaccagagcttgtgtccacatggcagcagctgcctggggcagttGTTTCCTCTATGCTCTGCTGCACAcggccaatacattttcactatccctctgccaaggcaatgctgtggaccagttcttctgtgaaatctcccagatcctcaagctctcctgctcacactcCTACCTCAGTGAGTTTGGGCTCCTTGTGGTTAGTCTCTGTGTAGGTTttggctgttttgttttcattgtgctgtcttATGCGCAGATCTTCAGGGCcgtgctgaggatcccctctcagcagggacgccacaaagccttttccacatgcctccctcacctggccATGGTCTCCCTGTTTACCAGCACCGCCATGTTTGCCTACCTGAAGCCCCCCTCCAtgtcctccccatccctggatcTGGTGGTGGCAGTTCTGTACTCagtggtgcctccagcagtgaaccccctcatctacagcatgaggaaccagGAGCTCAAGGATGTCTTGTGGAAGCTGATGACTGgatgtttttctgaaacaataaaCTTCCCAtcatcttctgcagagcagttatAA